Genomic segment of Pseudomonas iranensis:
AAGGGCAAGGGTACGGTGGCGGACACAACCCTGCAAGTTCGGTGTGACGGCTTTATTCGTCGCGGCCTTCCATCATCGTCCGTTTCAGCATCACATAAACCGCGCCAGCGCCGCCGTGGCGGGCCTGGCAGGAGCAGAAACCGAGCACTTGCGCATGCTGGCGCAGCCAGGTGTTGACATGACTTTTGATCATCGGGCGCTTGCCATCCAGGCGCACGGCTTTGCCGTGCGTCACGCGCACGCAGCGGATTTCGAATTTGGTTGCCTCGGCGAGAAAGGCCCAAAGTGTCTCCCGGGCCTTTTCCACGCTCATGCCGTGCAGGTCGAGGCTGCCTTCGAACGGGATCTGCCCGACCTTGAGCTTGCGCATCTGGCTTTCCTGCACGCCATCGCGAGACCACATCAGC
This window contains:
- a CDS encoding Smr/MutS family protein, producing MQDDDFSLFKSAIQGVKPIKHDRADTGKPKADRAQIAKLRQSATVRSDTTIIDGLSDQFVIDVGPEDELMWSRDGVQESQMRKLKVGQIPFEGSLDLHGMSVEKARETLWAFLAEATKFEIRCVRVTHGKAVRLDGKRPMIKSHVNTWLRQHAQVLGFCSCQARHGGAGAVYVMLKRTMMEGRDE